A genomic region of Trifolium pratense cultivar HEN17-A07 linkage group LG3, ARS_RC_1.1, whole genome shotgun sequence contains the following coding sequences:
- the LOC123915841 gene encoding uncharacterized protein DDB_G0271670-like yields the protein MNTKIEAQKKRPFHEEDYDDDDKDGSFFSSSSSSDVSSFESDSDSNEEVTSPTSSSSSTHQLEEADPLNNMSSLFQQLPIKRGLSKFYQGKSQSFTSLTNVKSLEDLVKPESPYNKKLKSSKSYGGFYENQDSISKYSFKSNSAMSKFGSKKGVHSASSRGSCSSLNARRGSNSNFMGTRPPVHPHNRSSTSTNNISNQTALFA from the exons atgaatACCAAAATTGAAGCACAAAAGAAAAGACCATTTCATGAAGAAgactatgatgatgatgataaagacggttctttcttctcttcatcatcttcttctgatGTTTCATCATTTGAATCAGATTCTGATTCAAATGAAGAAGTAACATCACCaacttcatcatcttcatcaactcATCAACTTGAAGAAGCTGATCCATTGAATAACATGTCTTctttgtttcaacaacttccaATAAA gaGGGGACTTTCAAAATTCTACCAAGGAAAGTCACAAtcttttacttcattaacaAATGTCAAGAGTTTGGAAGATCTTGTGAAGCCAGAGAGTCCTTATAACAAGAAGTTGAAATCAAGTAAAAGCTATGGAGGGTTTTATGAGAATCAAgattcaatttcaaaatatagttttaaatcAAATAGTGCTATGTCAAAGTTTGGTTCTAAGAAGGGGGTGCATTCAGCAAGTTCAAGGGGTTCATGTTCTTCATTGAATGCAAGGAGGGGTAGTAATAGTAATTTTATGGGTACTAGGCCACCAGTTCATCCTCATAATAGATCATCTACTAGCACTAACAATATCTCTAATCAAACTGCTTTGTTTGCTTGA